A single region of the Glycine max cultivar Williams 82 chromosome 20, Glycine_max_v4.0, whole genome shotgun sequence genome encodes:
- the LOC100800811 gene encoding probable low-specificity L-threonine aldolase 1 isoform X4, which yields MVAEKCHFQENMVTRIVDLRSDTVTKPTEAMRAAMASAEVDDDVLGYDPTAFRLETEMAKTMGKDAALFVPSGTMGNLISVLVHCDVRGSEVILGDTCHINIFENGGIATIGGVHPRQVKNNDDGTMDIDLIEAAIRDPMGELFYPTTKLICLENTHANSGGRCLSVEYTDRVGELAKKHGLKLHIDGARIFNASVALGVPVDRLVQAADSVSVCLSKGIGAPVGSVIVGSKNFIAKARRLRKTLGGGMRQIGILCAAALVALQENVGKLESDHKKARLLADGLNEVKGLRVDACSVETNMVFIDIEEGTKTRAEKICKYMEERGILVMQESSSRMRVVLHHQISASDVQYALSCFQQAVAVKGVQKEMGN from the exons ATGGTGGCAGAGAAATGTCACT TTCAAGAGAACATGGTAACTAGAATTGTGGATCTTCGGTCAGACACAGTTACAAAGCCAACCGAAGCAATGAGAGCTGCTATGGCAAGTGCTGAAGTTGATGACGATGTTCTAGGCTATGATCCAACTGCGTTTCGCTTAGAAACAGAGATGGCAAAGACAATGGGCAAGGACGCAGCTCTTTTTGTTCCATCTGGCACTATGGGGAACCTTATATCTGTACTTGTCCATTGTGATGTCAGGGGGAGTGAAGTTATTCTTGGAGACACTTGCCATATCAACATTTTTGAGAATGGAGGTATTGCAACTATTGGGGGAGTGCATCCTAGACAAGTGAAAAATAACGATGATGGAACCATGGATATTGATTTGATTGAGGCTGCTATCAGGGACCCAATGGGGGAGCTATTCTATCCAACCACCAAGCTTATTTGCTTGGAAAATACTCATGCAAA CTCTGGTGGCAGATGCCTCTCAGTTGAATATACAGACAGAGTTGGAGAGTTAGCTAAGAAGCATGGACTGAAGCTTCACATTGATGGGGCCCGTATTTTTAATGCATCAGTT GCACTTGGTGTTCCAGTGGATAGGCTTGTCCAGGCGGCTGATTCAGTTTCC GTTTGCCTATCTAAAGGTATAGGTGCTCCAGTTGGATCTGTTATTGTTGGTTCCAAAAATTTTATTGCCAAG gctaGACGACTCCGGAAAACCTTAGGAGGTGGAATGAGACAGATTGGCATCCTTTGTGCCGCTGCACTTGTTGCCTTGCAGGAAAATGTTGGGAAGCTGGAAAGTGACCACAAGAAAGCTAGACTTTTGGCTG ATGGATTAAACGAAGTTAAAGGATTGAGAGTGGATGCCTGTTCTGTGGAGACCAATATG GTATTTATTGACATTGAAGAGGGTACAAAGACTAGAGCAGAAAAGATATGCAAGTACATGGAAGAACGTGGTATCCTTGTGATGCAAGAGAGTTCATCAAG AATGAGAGTTGTTCTCCATCACCAAATATCAGCAAGTGATGTGCAATACGCCTTGTCATGCTTTCAG CAAGCTGTAGCTGTTAAAGGAGTACAAAAGGAAATGGGCAACTAg
- the LOC100800811 gene encoding probable low-specificity L-threonine aldolase 1 isoform X3, whose translation MVTRIVDLRSDTVTKPTEAMRAAMASAEVDDDVLGYDPTAFRLETEMAKTMGKDAALFVPSGTMGNLISVLVHCDVRGSEVILGDTCHINIFENGGIATIGGVHPRQVKNNDDGTMDIDLIEAAIRDPMGELFYPTTKLICLENTHANSGGRCLSVEYTDRVGELAKKHGLKLHIDGARIFNASVALGVPVDRLVQAADSVSVCLSKGIGAPVGSVIVGSKNFIAKARRLRKTLGGGMRQIGILCAAALVALQENVGKLESDHKKARLLAGNCHTVLDDSMRSPDGLNEVKGLRVDACSVETNMVFIDIEEGTKTRAEKICKYMEERGILVMQESSSRMRVVLHHQISASDVQYALSCFQQAVAVKGVQKEMGN comes from the exons ATGGTAACTAGAATTGTGGATCTTCGGTCAGACACAGTTACAAAGCCAACCGAAGCAATGAGAGCTGCTATGGCAAGTGCTGAAGTTGATGACGATGTTCTAGGCTATGATCCAACTGCGTTTCGCTTAGAAACAGAGATGGCAAAGACAATGGGCAAGGACGCAGCTCTTTTTGTTCCATCTGGCACTATGGGGAACCTTATATCTGTACTTGTCCATTGTGATGTCAGGGGGAGTGAAGTTATTCTTGGAGACACTTGCCATATCAACATTTTTGAGAATGGAGGTATTGCAACTATTGGGGGAGTGCATCCTAGACAAGTGAAAAATAACGATGATGGAACCATGGATATTGATTTGATTGAGGCTGCTATCAGGGACCCAATGGGGGAGCTATTCTATCCAACCACCAAGCTTATTTGCTTGGAAAATACTCATGCAAA CTCTGGTGGCAGATGCCTCTCAGTTGAATATACAGACAGAGTTGGAGAGTTAGCTAAGAAGCATGGACTGAAGCTTCACATTGATGGGGCCCGTATTTTTAATGCATCAGTT GCACTTGGTGTTCCAGTGGATAGGCTTGTCCAGGCGGCTGATTCAGTTTCC GTTTGCCTATCTAAAGGTATAGGTGCTCCAGTTGGATCTGTTATTGTTGGTTCCAAAAATTTTATTGCCAAG gctaGACGACTCCGGAAAACCTTAGGAGGTGGAATGAGACAGATTGGCATCCTTTGTGCCGCTGCACTTGTTGCCTTGCAGGAAAATGTTGGGAAGCTGGAAAGTGACCACAAGAAAGCTAGACTTTTGGCTGGTAACTGTCACACAGTTTTAGATGATTCCATGCGGAGTCCTG ATGGATTAAACGAAGTTAAAGGATTGAGAGTGGATGCCTGTTCTGTGGAGACCAATATG GTATTTATTGACATTGAAGAGGGTACAAAGACTAGAGCAGAAAAGATATGCAAGTACATGGAAGAACGTGGTATCCTTGTGATGCAAGAGAGTTCATCAAG AATGAGAGTTGTTCTCCATCACCAAATATCAGCAAGTGATGTGCAATACGCCTTGTCATGCTTTCAG CAAGCTGTAGCTGTTAAAGGAGTACAAAAGGAAATGGGCAACTAg
- the LOC100800811 gene encoding probable low-specificity L-threonine aldolase 1 isoform X5: MRNVLAVQENMVTRIVDLRSDTVTKPTEAMRAAMASAEVDDDVLGYDPTAFRLETEMAKTMGKDAALFVPSGTMGNLISVLVHCDVRGSEVILGDTCHINIFENGGIATIGGVHPRQVKNNDDGTMDIDLIEAAIRDPMGELFYPTTKLICLENTHANSGGRCLSVEYTDRVGELAKKHGLKLHIDGARIFNASVALGVPVDRLVQAADSVSVCLSKGIGAPVGSVIVGSKNFIAKARRLRKTLGGGMRQIGILCAAALVALQENVGKLESDHKKARLLADGLNEVKGLRVDACSVETNMVFIDIEEGTKTRAEKICKYMEERGILVMQESSSRMRVVLHHQISASDVQYALSCFQQAVAVKGVQKEMGN; encoded by the exons ATGCGTAATGTCCTTGCAG TTCAAGAGAACATGGTAACTAGAATTGTGGATCTTCGGTCAGACACAGTTACAAAGCCAACCGAAGCAATGAGAGCTGCTATGGCAAGTGCTGAAGTTGATGACGATGTTCTAGGCTATGATCCAACTGCGTTTCGCTTAGAAACAGAGATGGCAAAGACAATGGGCAAGGACGCAGCTCTTTTTGTTCCATCTGGCACTATGGGGAACCTTATATCTGTACTTGTCCATTGTGATGTCAGGGGGAGTGAAGTTATTCTTGGAGACACTTGCCATATCAACATTTTTGAGAATGGAGGTATTGCAACTATTGGGGGAGTGCATCCTAGACAAGTGAAAAATAACGATGATGGAACCATGGATATTGATTTGATTGAGGCTGCTATCAGGGACCCAATGGGGGAGCTATTCTATCCAACCACCAAGCTTATTTGCTTGGAAAATACTCATGCAAA CTCTGGTGGCAGATGCCTCTCAGTTGAATATACAGACAGAGTTGGAGAGTTAGCTAAGAAGCATGGACTGAAGCTTCACATTGATGGGGCCCGTATTTTTAATGCATCAGTT GCACTTGGTGTTCCAGTGGATAGGCTTGTCCAGGCGGCTGATTCAGTTTCC GTTTGCCTATCTAAAGGTATAGGTGCTCCAGTTGGATCTGTTATTGTTGGTTCCAAAAATTTTATTGCCAAG gctaGACGACTCCGGAAAACCTTAGGAGGTGGAATGAGACAGATTGGCATCCTTTGTGCCGCTGCACTTGTTGCCTTGCAGGAAAATGTTGGGAAGCTGGAAAGTGACCACAAGAAAGCTAGACTTTTGGCTG ATGGATTAAACGAAGTTAAAGGATTGAGAGTGGATGCCTGTTCTGTGGAGACCAATATG GTATTTATTGACATTGAAGAGGGTACAAAGACTAGAGCAGAAAAGATATGCAAGTACATGGAAGAACGTGGTATCCTTGTGATGCAAGAGAGTTCATCAAG AATGAGAGTTGTTCTCCATCACCAAATATCAGCAAGTGATGTGCAATACGCCTTGTCATGCTTTCAG CAAGCTGTAGCTGTTAAAGGAGTACAAAAGGAAATGGGCAACTAg
- the LOC102663941 gene encoding protein LIGHT-DEPENDENT SHORT HYPOCOTYLS 4 produces the protein MDLVSESTNAVSNPSSRYKMETPTTNPTTAAVSSPSSGSNNSGSTTTPSRYENQKRRDWNTFCQYLRNHRPPLSLSLCSGAHVLEFLHYLDQFGKTKVHNHPCPFFGLPNPPAPCPCPLRQAWGSLDALIGRLRAAYEENGGRPETNPFGARAVRTYLRDVRDFQAKARGVSYEKKRKRPKPKVTHPTPT, from the coding sequence ATGGATTTGGTTTCGGAATCAACAAACGCTGTTTCAAACCCCAGCAGCAGGTACAAGATGGAGACGCCAACCACGAATCCAACGACGGCGGCGGTGTCGTCTCCGTCTTCGGGAAGCAACAATAGCGGGAGCACTACTACTCCGAGCCGCTACGAGAACCAAAAGCGAAGGGACTGGAACACCTTCTGCCAGTACTTGAGGAACCACCGTCCCCCACTCTCCTTGTCCCTTTGCAGCGGCGCGCACGTGCTGGAATTCCTCCACTACCTCGACCAGTTCGGGAAGACTAAGGTTCACAACCACCCATGCCCGTTCTTCGGTCTCCCCAACCCACCTGCCCCGTGTCCCTGCCCGCTCCGACAGGCCTGGGGCAGCCTCGACGCCCTCATCGGCCGCCTCCGCGCGGCCTACGAGGAGAACGGCGGCCGCCCGGAGACCAATCCATTCGGCGCACGCGCCGTCAGGACTTACCTGCGCGATGTTCGCGATTTTCAGGCAAAGGCGAGAGGTGTTAGCTatgagaagaagaggaagaggccAAAGCCCAAGGTCACTCATCCCACTCCTACTTAA
- the LOC100800811 gene encoding probable low-specificity L-threonine aldolase 1 isoform X2: MRNVLAVQENMVTRIVDLRSDTVTKPTEAMRAAMASAEVDDDVLGYDPTAFRLETEMAKTMGKDAALFVPSGTMGNLISVLVHCDVRGSEVILGDTCHINIFENGGIATIGGVHPRQVKNNDDGTMDIDLIEAAIRDPMGELFYPTTKLICLENTHANSGGRCLSVEYTDRVGELAKKHGLKLHIDGARIFNASVALGVPVDRLVQAADSVSVCLSKGIGAPVGSVIVGSKNFIAKARRLRKTLGGGMRQIGILCAAALVALQENVGKLESDHKKARLLAGNCHTVLDDSMRSPDGLNEVKGLRVDACSVETNMVFIDIEEGTKTRAEKICKYMEERGILVMQESSSRMRVVLHHQISASDVQYALSCFQQAVAVKGVQKEMGN; the protein is encoded by the exons ATGCGTAATGTCCTTGCAG TTCAAGAGAACATGGTAACTAGAATTGTGGATCTTCGGTCAGACACAGTTACAAAGCCAACCGAAGCAATGAGAGCTGCTATGGCAAGTGCTGAAGTTGATGACGATGTTCTAGGCTATGATCCAACTGCGTTTCGCTTAGAAACAGAGATGGCAAAGACAATGGGCAAGGACGCAGCTCTTTTTGTTCCATCTGGCACTATGGGGAACCTTATATCTGTACTTGTCCATTGTGATGTCAGGGGGAGTGAAGTTATTCTTGGAGACACTTGCCATATCAACATTTTTGAGAATGGAGGTATTGCAACTATTGGGGGAGTGCATCCTAGACAAGTGAAAAATAACGATGATGGAACCATGGATATTGATTTGATTGAGGCTGCTATCAGGGACCCAATGGGGGAGCTATTCTATCCAACCACCAAGCTTATTTGCTTGGAAAATACTCATGCAAA CTCTGGTGGCAGATGCCTCTCAGTTGAATATACAGACAGAGTTGGAGAGTTAGCTAAGAAGCATGGACTGAAGCTTCACATTGATGGGGCCCGTATTTTTAATGCATCAGTT GCACTTGGTGTTCCAGTGGATAGGCTTGTCCAGGCGGCTGATTCAGTTTCC GTTTGCCTATCTAAAGGTATAGGTGCTCCAGTTGGATCTGTTATTGTTGGTTCCAAAAATTTTATTGCCAAG gctaGACGACTCCGGAAAACCTTAGGAGGTGGAATGAGACAGATTGGCATCCTTTGTGCCGCTGCACTTGTTGCCTTGCAGGAAAATGTTGGGAAGCTGGAAAGTGACCACAAGAAAGCTAGACTTTTGGCTGGTAACTGTCACACAGTTTTAGATGATTCCATGCGGAGTCCTG ATGGATTAAACGAAGTTAAAGGATTGAGAGTGGATGCCTGTTCTGTGGAGACCAATATG GTATTTATTGACATTGAAGAGGGTACAAAGACTAGAGCAGAAAAGATATGCAAGTACATGGAAGAACGTGGTATCCTTGTGATGCAAGAGAGTTCATCAAG AATGAGAGTTGTTCTCCATCACCAAATATCAGCAAGTGATGTGCAATACGCCTTGTCATGCTTTCAG CAAGCTGTAGCTGTTAAAGGAGTACAAAAGGAAATGGGCAACTAg
- the LOC100800811 gene encoding probable low-specificity L-threonine aldolase 1 isoform X1, producing MVAEKCHFQENMVTRIVDLRSDTVTKPTEAMRAAMASAEVDDDVLGYDPTAFRLETEMAKTMGKDAALFVPSGTMGNLISVLVHCDVRGSEVILGDTCHINIFENGGIATIGGVHPRQVKNNDDGTMDIDLIEAAIRDPMGELFYPTTKLICLENTHANSGGRCLSVEYTDRVGELAKKHGLKLHIDGARIFNASVALGVPVDRLVQAADSVSVCLSKGIGAPVGSVIVGSKNFIAKARRLRKTLGGGMRQIGILCAAALVALQENVGKLESDHKKARLLAGNCHTVLDDSMRSPDGLNEVKGLRVDACSVETNMVFIDIEEGTKTRAEKICKYMEERGILVMQESSSRMRVVLHHQISASDVQYALSCFQQAVAVKGVQKEMGN from the exons ATGGTGGCAGAGAAATGTCACT TTCAAGAGAACATGGTAACTAGAATTGTGGATCTTCGGTCAGACACAGTTACAAAGCCAACCGAAGCAATGAGAGCTGCTATGGCAAGTGCTGAAGTTGATGACGATGTTCTAGGCTATGATCCAACTGCGTTTCGCTTAGAAACAGAGATGGCAAAGACAATGGGCAAGGACGCAGCTCTTTTTGTTCCATCTGGCACTATGGGGAACCTTATATCTGTACTTGTCCATTGTGATGTCAGGGGGAGTGAAGTTATTCTTGGAGACACTTGCCATATCAACATTTTTGAGAATGGAGGTATTGCAACTATTGGGGGAGTGCATCCTAGACAAGTGAAAAATAACGATGATGGAACCATGGATATTGATTTGATTGAGGCTGCTATCAGGGACCCAATGGGGGAGCTATTCTATCCAACCACCAAGCTTATTTGCTTGGAAAATACTCATGCAAA CTCTGGTGGCAGATGCCTCTCAGTTGAATATACAGACAGAGTTGGAGAGTTAGCTAAGAAGCATGGACTGAAGCTTCACATTGATGGGGCCCGTATTTTTAATGCATCAGTT GCACTTGGTGTTCCAGTGGATAGGCTTGTCCAGGCGGCTGATTCAGTTTCC GTTTGCCTATCTAAAGGTATAGGTGCTCCAGTTGGATCTGTTATTGTTGGTTCCAAAAATTTTATTGCCAAG gctaGACGACTCCGGAAAACCTTAGGAGGTGGAATGAGACAGATTGGCATCCTTTGTGCCGCTGCACTTGTTGCCTTGCAGGAAAATGTTGGGAAGCTGGAAAGTGACCACAAGAAAGCTAGACTTTTGGCTGGTAACTGTCACACAGTTTTAGATGATTCCATGCGGAGTCCTG ATGGATTAAACGAAGTTAAAGGATTGAGAGTGGATGCCTGTTCTGTGGAGACCAATATG GTATTTATTGACATTGAAGAGGGTACAAAGACTAGAGCAGAAAAGATATGCAAGTACATGGAAGAACGTGGTATCCTTGTGATGCAAGAGAGTTCATCAAG AATGAGAGTTGTTCTCCATCACCAAATATCAGCAAGTGATGTGCAATACGCCTTGTCATGCTTTCAG CAAGCTGTAGCTGTTAAAGGAGTACAAAAGGAAATGGGCAACTAg
- the LOC100800281 gene encoding RNA-binding protein 42: MTTPPSSSSASHSQFAYSNPSSSSYFPVPFHLQQPATTHYAAPYVAAPSVQIPAPPVVGPIAPAPVPGVYSAVPQYQAQQLFERDAQIITPEALENVKAAIASSDVEHKTDAKKKAVPRKAAGQAWEDPILAEWPEDDYRLFCGDLGNEVNDDVLSKAFSRFPSFNLARVVRDKRTGKTKGYGFVSFANPSDLAAALKEMNGKYVGNRPIKLRKSKWRERTDYEALEKQKNHIQKKPKMPRKGVLHK, translated from the exons ATGACGACACCACCGTCTTCCTCCTCAGCTTCGCACTCGCAATTCGCCTATTCAAacccttcctcctcctcctacttccCCGTTCCCTTTCACCTTCAGCAACCCGCAACCACTCACTACGCTGCGCCCTACGTCGCCGCCCCCTCCGTGCAAATCCCCGCTCCTCCCGTCGTCGGCCCCATTGCTCCCGCGCCGGTTCCCGGCGTGTACTCCGCCGTGCCGCAATATCAG GCACAGCAGTTATTTGAGAGGGATGCGCAGATAATAACGCCGGAGGCTCTTGAGAATGTTAAGGCAGCGATTGCGAGCAGCGACGTGGAACACAAAACTGATGCCAAAAAGAAAGCGGTTCCTCGCAAAGCTGCTGGCCAAGCTTGGGAGGATCCTATCCTTGCGGAGTGGCCAGAAG ATGATTATCGGCTCTTCTGTGGGGATCTTGGTAACGAGGTGAATGATGATGTTCTCTCAAAAGCATTTTCACGGTTTCCTTCCTTTAACTTGGCACGA GTTGTCAGAGACAAGCGGACTGGTAAAACAAAAGGTTATGGATTTGTGAGCTTTGCCAATCCTTCTGACCTTGCTGCTGCTCTTAAAGAAATGAATG gtaagTATGTTGGAAATCGTCCTATAAAACTACGCAAGAGTAAGTGGAGGGAGAGGACAGATTATGAAGCACTGGAGAAACAGAAG AATCACATTCAAAAGAAACCGAAAATGCCAAGGAAAGGTGTGCTGCACAAGTGA
- the LOC100813082 gene encoding pentatricopeptide repeat-containing protein At1g08610, protein MGHIATLQHNIFSFHSLNGLHICNKQESCILGACSALDHSLRKKTPTLHRICFGDYFSTTKYSIPWKGLRCRSFQRSVLIDRANEVDHEDWCFGSDYVGERRNSRELLDSKKSVNSPTLSPEAPFVQNDEMTNNEILQRLCSRGKLTVAARLIDVMARKSQIPHFPSCTNLIRGFIRKGLVDEACKTLNKMVMSGGVPDTITYNMVIGGLCKNGRLRSALDLVEDMSLSGCSPDAITYNSIIRCLFDKGNFNQAVNFWRDQLRKGCPPYLITYTVLIELVCKYCGAARALEVLEDMAMEGCYPDIVTYNSLVNLTSKQGKYEDTALVILNLLSHGMQPNAVTYNTLIHSLINHGYWDEVDDILKIMNETSSPPTHVTYNILLNGLCKSGLLDRAISFYSTMVTENCSPDIITYNTLLSGLCKEGFIDEGIQLLNLLVGTSCSPGLVTYNIVIDGLARLGSMESAKELYDEMVDKGIIPDEITHSSLTWGFCRADQLEEATELLKEMSMKEQRIKNTAYRCVILGLCRQKKVDIAIQVLDLMVKGQCNPDERIYSALIKAVADGGMLKEANDLHQTLIKWKILKKEIMLN, encoded by the coding sequence ATGGGACATATAGCTACTCTGCAACATAATATTTTCAGCTTCCATTCTTTGAATGGTCTGCATATTTGTAACAAACAAGAGAGCTGTATTTTGGGTGCTTGTTCTGCTTTGGATCatagtttaagaaaaaaaacacctaCCCTACACCGAATTTGTTTTGGTGACTACTTTTCTACAACTAAATATTCTATTCCATGGAAAGGATTGCGGTGTAGAAGTTTTCAGCGAAGTGTTTTAATTGATAGAGCTAATGAAGTTGACCATGAAGATTGGTGCTTTGGAAGTGATTATGTTGGTGAAAGGAGAAATTCCAGGGAACTATTGGATTCAAAGAAGTCTGTAAACTCTCCAACTTTGTCACCAGAGGCACCGTTTGTTCAAAACGATGAAATGACCAACAATGAAATTCTTCAGAGGCTCTGCAGTCGTGGAAAGTTAACAGTTGCGGCAAGGTTGATTGATGTCATGGCACGGAAAAGTCAAATACCCCATTTCCCTTCTTGCACAAATTTGATCCGAGGTTTTATTAGAAAAGGTTTGGTAGATGAAGCTTGCAAAACATTGAATAAAATGGTCATGTCTGGTGGCGTTCCTGACACAATTACATACAACATGGTTATTGGTGGCCTGTGTAAAAATGGTCGTTTAAGATCTGCTCTTGATCTGGTAGAAGATATGAGCTTGAGTGGTTGCTCCCCCGATGCGATTacttataattcaataattcGCTGTCTATTTGACAAGGGGAATTTTAACCAGGCTGTTAATTTCTGGAGGGACCAATTGAGAAAAGGTTGCCCTCCTTATCTCATTACCTATACAGTGCTTATTGAGCTGGTCTGCAAATATTGTGGGGCTGCTCGAGCCCTTGAAGTACTGGAAGATATGGCTATGGAAGGCTGTTATCCTGATATCGTTACATATAACTCTCTTGTAAATTTGACTTCTAAACAAGGGAAATATGAGGATACTGCTTTGGTTATACTAAATCTTCTATCCCATGGAATGCAGCCCAATGCCGTGACATACAATACTCTCATCCACTCTCTAATTAACCATGGATATTGGGATGAAGTTGATGATATTTTGAAGATTATGAATGAAACTTCCAGTCCTCCTACACATGTTACGTACAATATTCTGCTAAATGGTTTATGTAAATCTGGACTTTTGGATCGTGCCATAAGCTTCTACAGCACAATGGTTACTGAGAACTGTTCACCGGACATTATAACGTACAATACTCTTCTAAGTGGTTTGTGCAAGGAGGGGTTTATAGATGAGGGCATCCAGTTACTTAACCTATTGGTAGGTACTAGCTGTTCTCCTGGGTTGGTCACCTATAATATTGTAATTGATGGGTTGGCTAGATTGGGATCTATGGAGTCAGCAAAAGAATTGTATGATGAAATGGTGGACAAAGGAATCATTCCTGATGAAATTACTCACAGTAGTTTGACTTGGGGGTTTTGTCGGGCAGACCAACTTGAGGAAGCTACAGAGCTACTAAAGGAGATGTCTATGAAAGAACAAAGGATTAAAAATACTGCTTATAGATGTGTAATCCTTGGATTATGCAGACAAAAGAAGGTTGATATTGCAATTCAAGTTCTAGATTTGATGGTGAAAGGTCAATGCAATCCAGATGAGAGAATATATTCTGCTTTAATTAAAGCTGTTGCTGATGGGGGTATGCTAAAAGAGGCTAATGATTTGCATCAAACGTTGATCAAATGGAAGATTCTGAAAAAAGAAATCATGTTGAATTAG